The Cucumis melo cultivar AY chromosome 5, USDA_Cmelo_AY_1.0, whole genome shotgun sequence genome has a segment encoding these proteins:
- the LOC103499456 gene encoding uncharacterized protein LOC103499456, whose amino-acid sequence MHALKEKVSERFSSLFSHSTSSESSKSSAPDPHTQARPKSKGRKSLSSYLSLLIPSIHGSKPSASRQDTNAVQSPSVRYCDANNDFQKEGSDTCLGCSIPCKAEEIPSNQSENKDCSSAYEEGKLNKLGVDYDSASRKSTCSSDGFEEAMERPTPRNRLSDLMDESAFITSDLHEFLGCCLPNIVKGCKWVLLYSTMKHGISLQTLIRNSHNLPGPCLLIVGDTRGAIFGGLLECPLKPTAKRKYQGTYQTFVFTTKYGDPRLFRATGANHYYYICLNDLLALGGGGSFALCLDGDLLSGTSGPCDTFGSLCLAHDPEFELKNVELWGFTHASRYFT is encoded by the exons ATGCATGCTCTGAAGGAGAAAGTCTCTGAGAGGTTCTCCAGCCTCTTCTCTCATTCCACCAGTTCCGAATCCTCCAAATCATCGGCCCCTGATCCTCATACTCAG GCCAGGCCAAAATCGAAAGGAAGAAAATCTCTGTCTTCATATTTATCCTTATTAATCCCTTCCATACATGGGTCTAAACCTTCTGCTTCTCGTCAAGACACCAATGCGGTTCAATCTCCCTCTGTTCGATATTGTGATGCAAACAATGATTTCCAGAAAGAAGGTTCAGATACTTGTTTAGGATGTAGTATACCATGCAAGGCGGAAGAAATACCTAGTAATCAGAGTGAAAATAAGGATTGTAGTTCAGCATATGAGGAGGGAAAACTGAATAAACTAGGAGTTGATTATGACTCGGCATCTAGAAAGAGCACTTGTAGTTCAGATGGGTTTGAAGAAGCCATGGAGCGACCCACTCCAAGAAACCGTTTATCAGATCTCATGGATGAGTCAGCTTTTATCACTTCAGACTTGCATGAATTCCTTGGATGTTGCCTTCCCAACATTGTGAAGGGGTGCAAATGGGTCTTACTGTACAG TACGATGAAGCATGGTATATCTCTTCAAACTCTTATTCGCAACAGCCACAATCTTCCTGGCCCTTGTTTACTG ATTGTTGGAGATACTCGAGGTGCTATATTTGGTGGTCTTCTAGAATGCCCGTTGAAGCCTACGGCCAAAAGAAAATATCAA GGAACTTACCAGACATTTGTTTTTACAACGAAATATGGTGACCCAAGGCTTTTTCGAGCAACTG GAGCCAACcactattattatatttgtttgaacGATTTACTGGCACTTGGAGGCGGTGGTAGCTTTGCCTTATGTTTGGATGGTGACTT ATTAAGTGGAACCAGCGGACCATGTGACACATTTGGTAGCTTATGCTTGGCGCATGACCCAGAGTTTGAGCTAAAAAATGTCGAG TTGTGGGGTTTCACACATGCATCAAGATACTTCACCTGA